DNA sequence from the Bacteroidota bacterium genome:
AGTTCAATCTGAAATTTAAAAGCTTTAACTTGTTCGTCAATAAAAGTTTTGTCCCAATATAAATCGATGCCGATCTCACCAACGGCAATAAATTTTCTTTTTGCTAGCCAGGCTTCAACAATGCTTAATTCTGATTCATAATCTTCATTTACATCTGTTGGATGCAGTCCCATCATAGCAAAACAATTAGTAGGGTATTTTTCTTCCAAACTTAACATTCCTGCTACGGATTTACTATTGATATTAGGAAGAAACATGTACTTTACACCCTTCTCAATTGCATCATTCACAACCTGATCCCGGTCGTTATCAAATTCATTTAAATATAAATGGGTATGCGTATCAATGAGTATCATGCCGCAAAAATAACACAAAAGAAGTGATATAAGCTTGAAGAAATTGAATTTGAAATTGCATATTATTTATATTTGCATAAAAGCCAGCATTGAAAAAAATTCTGATTATAAGATTTAGTTCAATTGGGGATGTAGTTCTTACCACCCCGATTCTCCGATGCTTAAAAACTCAAATACCGAATGTTGAAATTCATTATCTGACCAAAAAGAAATTTGAATCCATACTGTCTGCCAATCCTTATATTGACCATTTACATACCATTAATCAGAAAATAGCCGAAGTACTTCCTTCACTTAAAAAAGAAAAATTTGATCGGGTTATTGACTTGCACAAGAATTTTAGATCTTTTGGGATACGTCTTAGCTTACGAAGACCAAGTTCCGGTTTCTCGAAAACTAATTTCAGAAAGTGGTTAATGGTGAGATTTAAAATAAACAGACTTCCCGAATATCACATTGTTGATCGTTATTTTAAGGCGATTGAAAAACTTTCAGTTAAAAACGATGGAAAAGGCCTGGATTATTTTATTCATGAAGATGATCGACTTTCGTTGAATGATTTACCTGAAATTTTCAGAGAAGGCTTTATTGGGATTGTTATCGGGGGTATGCATTTTACCAAAATATTGCCTGCAGACAGAATAATTGAACTTATAAAAAAGTTGGAAAAACCAGTTGTATTAATGGGTGGACCCGAGGATTTTCATTGCGGGGAATCAATTATAGCAGCAACCGAAGCCCCTGTGTTAAATTCCTGTGGAATGTATTCTCTCAATCAATTAGCCTCACTGATATCCTTAGCCGATAAAATTGTTACAAATGACACCGGATTGATGCATATTGCTGCCGCTTTTGAGAAAGAAATTATTTCGGTTTGGGGAAATACAATACCCGAGTTTGGAATGTATCCATATTTACCTATCGGTGCTGGTCAAAAAACTCATTTGTTCCAGGTTGATAACCTGAATTGCCGGCCTTGTTCTAAAATTGGATTCGACAAATGTCCTAAAACCCATTTTAACTGCATGAATAAACAAGATGTGAATGAAATGGCGAAAATCCTTAATCAGTGAGAATTAAATTTTGAGAAACAAAATTAATTATTCGAACTCCTGCCATACGTTATACCCGCCGAAGAAGGGCAGGATGGAATCCCGAGCGATGTCGAGGGATCTGATGGATTGTGTTTCGAATACTTTGCGAGATCGTGGATAGTTAATTCATCCCTACAAAAGGATTATTCTCCTTTTCATATCCAATTGTTGTTTTTGGGCCATGTCCAGGTATTACTGTATAATCATTGGGCAAATTGAAAAGCTTTTCATGGATACTCTTTTTCAATAACTCAAAATTACCGGTTGGTAAATCGGTTCGTCCAATACTTTCCCTGAACAATACATCTCCGACAATAACCAATCTGTCTTCTTCGCTTAAAAAGCAAATGCTGCCATCGGCATGCCCTGGTGTATAAAGCACTTTTAAAGTAGTAGAGCCAAACTCTATCATACTCTCCTCATTCAAGAAATATAAAGGTACACGTATGGGATCTATTGTAAAACCAAAGTCTAAGGCGTGTTCTGCTGCAACGTCAATAAATAACTTACCTGCCTCATGTATCCCTAAATCAAGCCCGTATTGTTCACTCATGAAATTACATCCTAAAATGTGATCAATATGGCAGTGTGTATTTATAAGTTTAACCGGTTTTAACGATTCCGATTCAATAAATTTATGAAGCTTATTTTCTTCAGATTCGTGGTAACAGGCTGCATCAATAATTACACATTCTTTGGTTTCATCATATAAGATGATGGTATTGACCTGAAATGCATTAAACTCAAATATTTTAATTTGTAACATGAATTTTATTTTTAAATCACAAAGATAAAATTTAGTAGCGAATAAAATTTATCTAAAAAATATTGATTTCTTTGCAATTAAAAATAGCCGAAATCGGAGGATTAAAACATATCTGATTTTACTAAATGTTTTTAGTCACTTGAGTTTAAAGTGATGTTGGAAGGTTTCGGAAAAATTTTACTATTGAACATTTTTTTAATAAAAATTCATTAGCAAAAAGTTGACCATTTTCTAATTTTCTGTAATAAAAATGTATTAAATATTTTTTTTATACTATATTTTTTTTGCTGTCAATGGCTTACGATTTTTCAACCATGTCATGTTAATAACATTTTTATTCCGTACGAGTTTTCTGTTGTATCTTGCTCTAATATAAAAAACCAAATATTTGATTTTTTATCCTTCGGGATATCAGTTACTTATCAGAGATCAAATTTATAATTTTAAGTTAACTTTTTAAGCATGGATAACAATCTTTTTGCCAGTATTGACAAAGAATTGGAGAAGAAAAATACACCAAACTATTACGATGAAGTTTTAGAAAAAAGGATACGTCCTGAACTTCCTCATGAGGAACTAAAAACACTAAACGAAAATAAAGGGAGCGAAAAATTGGAAGCAGCAGTTTTGGAAAAGAAGAGAGAGACTTTAATGAAGTACACACATGAGGAAGTTTTAGTAAGCGCAACAGAATATTTCAAAGGAGATGTTCTGGCTGCAAATGTTTGGATGAATAAATACGCTTTGAAAAATTCAGCAGGGGAAATTTTCGAATTGACACCTGATGATATGCATCTTCGTTTAGCCAGTGAAATTGCCAGAATAGAAAAAAAGTATCCCAACCCATTGGGTGAGGATGCTATTTATGAATTATTAAAAGATTTTAAATACATCATTCCTCAGGGAAGCCCGATGGCCGGAATTGGAAATAATTTCCAGGTTTCTTCATTGTCTAATTGTTTTGTTATTGGCAGTGATACGAATTCGGATTCATATGGGGGAATCCTGAAAGTAGATCAGGAGCAAGTTCAGCTAATGAAGCGCAGGGGTGGAGTTGGCCATGATCTTTCGCATATTCGACCTTTTGGAAGCCCTGTAAAAAACAGTGCGCTTACCTCAACGGGAATCGTTCCATTTATGGAACGTTACTCTAATTCAACTCGCGAAGTTGCGCAGGATGGCAGGCGAGGTGCTTTGATGTTAAGTATTTCTGTGAAGCATCCGGATGCTGAAAGCTTTATTGATGCAAAGATGGCATTAGGCAAAGTTACCGGTGCCAATGTTTCGGTAAAATTGGATGATAATTTCATGAAAGCAGTAGTAAATAACACTACTTACCGACAACAATATCCAATAGATTCTGATAATCCTACTTTTGTTAAAGATATAGATGCAAATAGCCTTTGGAGTAAAATAATCCATAATGCATGGCAATCAGCAGAGCCGGGAGTCCTTTTCTGGGATACCGTGATCCGGGAATCGGTTCCAGATTCATATGCAGATAAAGGATTTAAAACACTTTCTACCAACCCTTGTGGGGAAATTCCATTGTGTCCTTACGATAGTTGCAGATTGCTCGCGTTGAATTTATACAGTTACGTTGACAAACCATTTACAAAAGACGCCAGTTTTGATGGTTCATTATTTAGCAAACATGCACATCATGCTCTGCGAATAATGGATGATATCATTGACCTTGAAGTTGAAA
Encoded proteins:
- a CDS encoding glycosyltransferase family 9 protein, with the translated sequence MKKILIIRFSSIGDVVLTTPILRCLKTQIPNVEIHYLTKKKFESILSANPYIDHLHTINQKIAEVLPSLKKEKFDRVIDLHKNFRSFGIRLSLRRPSSGFSKTNFRKWLMVRFKINRLPEYHIVDRYFKAIEKLSVKNDGKGLDYFIHEDDRLSLNDLPEIFREGFIGIVIGGMHFTKILPADRIIELIKKLEKPVVLMGGPEDFHCGESIIAATEAPVLNSCGMYSLNQLASLISLADKIVTNDTGLMHIAAAFEKEIISVWGNTIPEFGMYPYLPIGAGQKTHLFQVDNLNCRPCSKIGFDKCPKTHFNCMNKQDVNEMAKILNQ
- a CDS encoding MBL fold metallo-hydrolase; the protein is MLQIKIFEFNAFQVNTIILYDETKECVIIDAACYHESEENKLHKFIESESLKPVKLINTHCHIDHILGCNFMSEQYGLDLGIHEAGKLFIDVAAEHALDFGFTIDPIRVPLYFLNEESMIEFGSTTLKVLYTPGHADGSICFLSEEDRLVIVGDVLFRESIGRTDLPTGNFELLKKSIHEKLFNLPNDYTVIPGHGPKTTIGYEKENNPFVGMN